The sequence below is a genomic window from Paenibacillus silvisoli.
CGAGGACCAAGTCATGGCGAAGCGCTGCGGGCACCGGCCGGGCAAGGCGATCGTCAGCCAAGCGGAGATGGTCGACCGCATCAAGGCGGCTGTCGATGCGAAGACGGACGCGGATTTTGTCGTGATGGCGCGTACGGATGCGCTGGCGGTCGAAGGCATCGACGCGGCGATCGAGCGGTCGCTGGCGTGCGTGGAAGCGGGCGCCGATATGATTTTCGCGGAAGCGGTGGCGGATCTCGAGCAATACCGCAAGTTTGCGGAAGCGGTCAAGGTGCCGGTGCTCGCCAACATTACCGAGTTCGGCAAGACGCCGCTGTTCACGACCGAAGAGCTCGGCCAAGCGGGCGTCAGCCTCGTCCTCTATCCGCTGTCCGCATTCCGGGCGATGAACGCCGCCGCATTGAAGGTGTATCGCACCATAAGGGCGCACGGCACGCAGCGCGATGTCGTCGATGTCATGCAGACGCGCCAAGAGCTTTACGAGTTTCTGAACTACTACGATTACGAGAAGAAGCTGGACGCTCTGTTCGAGAAGGAAAAGGACGATAAGGAGGGACCCAACGATGTCGTCTCCAATTAACAACGTTCGCGGGGAGCCGGATAAGGTCATCGCCGACATCGCCGACTACGTGACGAATGTCGAGATTAGCAGCGAAGAGGCGATGCAGACGGCTCGTCTCTGCCTCATGGACACGCTCGGCTGCGGCTTGCTTGCGCTTCGCTATCCGGAGTGCACGAAGCATCTCGGGCCAATCGTCCCGGGAACGATCGTGCCGAACGGGGCCAAAGTACCCGGCACCCAATTCCAGCTCGATCCGGTGACGGCGGCCTTCAACATCGGCTGCATGATCCGCTGGCTCGATTACAACGATACGTGGCTGGCGGCGGAATGGGGGCATCCTTCGGACAATCTCGGGGGCATTCTCGCCGTCGCCGATTACTTAAGCCGCGTGCGCGCAGCGGAAGGAAAGGCGCCGCTGACGATGCGAAGCGTGCTGGAGAGCATGGTCAAAGCGCATGAAATTCAAGGCGTGCTCGCGCTCGAAAACAGCTTTAACCGGGTCGGGCTCGACCATGTCATCCTCGTCAAAGTCGCCTCGACGGCCGTCGTAGCGGCCTTGCTCGGCGCAAGCAAAACGGAAATCGAAAACGCGGTGTCGAACGCCTGGATCGACGGACAAGCGCTGCGGACGTACCGCCACGCGCCGAATACGGGCTCCCGCAAATCGTGGGCGGCAGGCGATGCGACAAGCCGCGCCGTGCGTCTCGCGCTGATGGCGATCAAAGGCGAGATGGGCTATCCGACCGCGCTCACCGCGAAGACGTGGGGCTTTTATGACGTGCTTTTTCGAGGGAATGCGTTCAAATTCCAGCGTCCGTACGGCAGCTACGTGATGGAGCAGGTGTTGTTTAAAATCTCGTTCCCCGCCGAGTTTCACGCCCAAACGGCGGTAGAATGCGCCATCCGGCTGCACCGGCAGGCGGCCGGACGTCTCGATGAAATCGACCGCGTCGAGCTGACGACGCATGAATCCGCGATCCGGATCATCGATAAGAAAGGGCCGCTTCACAATCCGGCGGACCGTGACCACTGCCTGCAATACATGGCGGCTATCGGTCTCATATACGGCGAGCTGACGGCGGACCATTACGAGGATGCCGCGGCAAGCGACCCTCGCATCGACGCTCTGCGCGATAAGATGGTCGTCGTCGAGAATCAACGCTATTCGAAGGAGTACCACGATCCCGATAAACGGTCCATCGCCAACGCGATTCAGCTGTTTTTCAAGGATGGCAGCGCGACGGAGAAGGCGGAGGTCGAGTACCCGATCGGCCATCGCCGCCGCAGGGCGGAAGGCATTCCGCTGCTGGAGCGCAAATTCGCGGACAACTTGGCGACCCGATTCCCGAGCAAACAGGCGAAGGCAATCTATGAGCTGTGCCAGGAACAGCAAAGGCTGGAAGCGATGCCGGTACATGAGTTTAGCGATTTGTTTACGATTTGAGAGAGCCGGGCCGCGAGCCCGGCTTTTTTCTGCGGATGGGATCGCGGCCTGAGCTCGTTAGCACAAGACTAGGAAAACATTCATATTGGCGCACCAACCGGATTCCGTTACAATGGGGTAAATGTTTTTTTGGAAGCTGTCTACCTACTTACCCGAGGTGATTGCCTGTGTTCAAAATACTGATCGTCGACGATGAGCCGTTCGAGCGGGAAGGCGTGAAGTTCCTGATCGACAAATACGGCTTGGAGCTGGAGGTCTATGAAGCGGACAGCGGAGAGCGCGCGCTTGTCTTCATGATGGACAACCCCGTCGATATTCTGTTCACCGATATCCGAATGAAAGGAATGGACGGATTGGATATGGCGGCCGAGCTCCGAAGCCGCAATATGCCGATCAAGGTCATCTTCATGAGCGCGTACGGCGAGTTCGAATACGCGCAGCGAGCGATCGACCTGAAGGCGATCCGTTACATACTGAAGCCGGTCGAGGTGGAGGAGTTTCTTCGCGTCGTCAAGCAGGTGATCCAGCTGTGCGAGGACGAGCGGCAGGCGAAGGAGCAGCAGTCCCGCATGGAAGAGGCGTACCGCAGCGCTTCGCATTACATGAAGCAGAAGGTGCTCTCCAATCTGATCATGGGCGACCGGCACCTACCCGAGCAGCCGCACTTCCCGATCGAAGGCGCTACCCATGTACGGCTCATCCTGCTCGATTCGCGCAACCGGTTCTTCGATATGCTCGATCAGGATTTCGAACGCAGGCTCGGCGAAGTGATCCGCCGCGATTTTGAAGTCGCCCATCTGAACGAGTTCCAAACCTTGCTCGTTGTCGAGGCCGATACGGAGCAATCGCGAGAGCAGCTGACCGAGAAGGGAACCCGGTTGATCAGCTGGTTCCGGGAAACGTACGGCGGAGATGTAAGCGTCGTCATTGGCGGGCCGGTCGACGATGCGGGGCAGCTGTACAGTCAATTCCACCAGCTGGAATCGATGCTGGAGTACAAATTTTTTTACGAGGAAGGCACGGTGCTGCTGGCTTTTCCGCAAGCCGCCGCCGCGGACAGCCAGACGGCTCATCTGGAGGAAGCGCTCGAAGAGCTGAAGCAAAGCATCGGCCGATCCCGCTTTGACAGCGCCAAGCAGCGCTTCGAAGGGCTGTTCGGCGAGCTGCAAAACAGCGAGCATGTCTCCGTGACCTATATCAAATACTTGTGCACCGAGATCGTCAAAGCGGTCTTCGACGCCTCCGCCAAGAAAAACGCGGATACGTTCAAGCTGAATCTGGAGCGGATTTACAAAGCGGCAAAGCTAAGCGACCTCAAGCGGATCGTGCTCGATCTGATGGAGGAACAGGAGTCTCAGCAGCTGCAGCAGAGCACCAACGCATCAACCGACGGGATGCCGAAAAAGGTGATCGAGACCGTCGTCGCCATGATCGAGAAGGAGTACGGCACGGATCTGTCGCTCGAGCTGCTCGCGGAGCGCGTCTACCTGACGCCGAGTTATCTGAGCCATCTGTTCAAGAAGCATAAGGGCATCAGCTTCAACAAGTACTTGACGATCTACCGCATGGAGAAGACGAAGGAGCTGCTGCTCACGACGAACCGGAAGATCATCGATATTAGCCAAGAAGTCGGCTACGGCAATTTTCCGTATTTCAGCTCCCTGTTCAAAAACCATTACGGCAAGACGCCGTCCCAATTCCGGGAGGAAACCGCGCTATGAAGCGGCTGGCCGTCTCGCTGCTGAACCGGATGCGCTTCAAGCAGAAGCTGTTCGTTTCCTACCTGATCGTCATCATCATCCCGATCCTCGTGCTCGGGTGGTATTCGTACGACCAGTCCAAGCAGATGTTGAACATTCAAGGGATTCAAGGCGTCGAGAAAAATATCGATACGATTTCGGGCAGCATCGACAGCTCCGTCGAGCGGTACAACCGGGCGGCGCAGTCCATCGTGTTCAACAAGACGTTCCAGAAGATCGTGGCGAACGACTACCGCGACCTCGTCAATCTCTCGTATGACCTGAAGGAATATTTGTCCCCATATTTCAACATGATGACGGTTCTGGACAAAGAGATTGAGAAAATCACGTTCTATACCCAAACCTATGTGCCGGAATACGGCGAATCCGTGCTGTTGGCGGACCGCGTCAAGGACGAAGAGTGGTACAAGGAAGCGCTGAAAGGCACCGGCACGCAGTGGTTTTACCAGGACGGGCTGATCGTGGTGAACAAGTTTCCGCAATTTTTTACGGACAAGAAGGTCAATTTCCTCTATATGAAAATCAATGGCGAAAGCATGTTCAGGAACGTCGCGGAGCTGGCAAAAGACTACACGGTCGTGCTGACGGACGGCCACGGGCGGATCCTCTATGCCAACCAGAACAAGCTCGGTCCGCAAGTCGATGTCGAAGAGCTGCAGCACGCGAAGGAAGGGGCGGTCAGCTTCGGCGGCGTGGACGCTTTTCTCGTCAAGAAGACGGTGAAGCAAACGAACTGGACGATCTACTGCCTCGTGCCGGCGGCGCAAATGTCCCGTAACGCGGGCTCCATCATCAATGCGACGCTCATCATTATCGGCGCCTGCATGGTCATCGTGCTGATCGTCATCTGGATCTTCTCGCGGACGATGATCCGCCGCGTCTATTCGCTCAATTCGCTCATGAAGCGGGTCGAAATCGGCGATCTGAGCATGAAGGTCCGAAGCGAATCGAAGGATGAAATCGGCGAATTGACGAACCGTTTCGGCAGCATGCTGATCCGCCTCAACGAGCTGATCGATGAGCTGTTCCGCAACAAGATCATCCAGAAGGAAGCGGAATTCAAGGCGCTGCAATGGCAGATGAATCCCCATTTCCTATACAACACGCTGTCGTTCATTAACTGGAAGGCGCTCCGCAGCGACGCGCCGGACATCAGCAAGGTCGTCACGACGTTATCCAAGTTTTACAGAACGGGGCTTAATCGCGGCGACAGCCTGATTCCGATCCGTGACGAGCTGGAGCATGTGAAGCTGTACATCGAAATCATTCAAA
It includes:
- a CDS encoding response regulator transcription factor is translated as MFKILIVDDEPFEREGVKFLIDKYGLELEVYEADSGERALVFMMDNPVDILFTDIRMKGMDGLDMAAELRSRNMPIKVIFMSAYGEFEYAQRAIDLKAIRYILKPVEVEEFLRVVKQVIQLCEDERQAKEQQSRMEEAYRSASHYMKQKVLSNLIMGDRHLPEQPHFPIEGATHVRLILLDSRNRFFDMLDQDFERRLGEVIRRDFEVAHLNEFQTLLVVEADTEQSREQLTEKGTRLISWFRETYGGDVSVVIGGPVDDAGQLYSQFHQLESMLEYKFFYEEGTVLLAFPQAAAADSQTAHLEEALEELKQSIGRSRFDSAKQRFEGLFGELQNSEHVSVTYIKYLCTEIVKAVFDASAKKNADTFKLNLERIYKAAKLSDLKRIVLDLMEEQESQQLQQSTNASTDGMPKKVIETVVAMIEKEYGTDLSLELLAERVYLTPSYLSHLFKKHKGISFNKYLTIYRMEKTKELLLTTNRKIIDISQEVGYGNFPYFSSLFKNHYGKTPSQFREETAL
- the prpB gene encoding methylisocitrate lyase, encoding MNTMPQSAGLRFKEAVRSEKPLQVAGAINAYAAMLAESAGFKALYVSGAGVANASFGLPDLGITTLNDVLEDVRRITTATSLPVLVDADTGFGSAFSIGRTIREMTAAGAAGVHIEDQVMAKRCGHRPGKAIVSQAEMVDRIKAAVDAKTDADFVVMARTDALAVEGIDAAIERSLACVEAGADMIFAEAVADLEQYRKFAEAVKVPVLANITEFGKTPLFTTEELGQAGVSLVLYPLSAFRAMNAAALKVYRTIRAHGTQRDVVDVMQTRQELYEFLNYYDYEKKLDALFEKEKDDKEGPNDVVSN
- a CDS encoding bifunctional 2-methylcitrate dehydratase/aconitate hydratase, which gives rise to MSSPINNVRGEPDKVIADIADYVTNVEISSEEAMQTARLCLMDTLGCGLLALRYPECTKHLGPIVPGTIVPNGAKVPGTQFQLDPVTAAFNIGCMIRWLDYNDTWLAAEWGHPSDNLGGILAVADYLSRVRAAEGKAPLTMRSVLESMVKAHEIQGVLALENSFNRVGLDHVILVKVASTAVVAALLGASKTEIENAVSNAWIDGQALRTYRHAPNTGSRKSWAAGDATSRAVRLALMAIKGEMGYPTALTAKTWGFYDVLFRGNAFKFQRPYGSYVMEQVLFKISFPAEFHAQTAVECAIRLHRQAAGRLDEIDRVELTTHESAIRIIDKKGPLHNPADRDHCLQYMAAIGLIYGELTADHYEDAAASDPRIDALRDKMVVVENQRYSKEYHDPDKRSIANAIQLFFKDGSATEKAEVEYPIGHRRRRAEGIPLLERKFADNLATRFPSKQAKAIYELCQEQQRLEAMPVHEFSDLFTI
- a CDS encoding sensor histidine kinase; the encoded protein is MKRLAVSLLNRMRFKQKLFVSYLIVIIIPILVLGWYSYDQSKQMLNIQGIQGVEKNIDTISGSIDSSVERYNRAAQSIVFNKTFQKIVANDYRDLVNLSYDLKEYLSPYFNMMTVLDKEIEKITFYTQTYVPEYGESVLLADRVKDEEWYKEALKGTGTQWFYQDGLIVVNKFPQFFTDKKVNFLYMKINGESMFRNVAELAKDYTVVLTDGHGRILYANQNKLGPQVDVEELQHAKEGAVSFGGVDAFLVKKTVKQTNWTIYCLVPAAQMSRNAGSIINATLIIIGACMVIVLIVIWIFSRTMIRRVYSLNSLMKRVEIGDLSMKVRSESKDEIGELTNRFGSMLIRLNELIDELFRNKIIQKEAEFKALQWQMNPHFLYNTLSFINWKALRSDAPDISKVVTTLSKFYRTGLNRGDSLIPIRDELEHVKLYIEIIQITKDHGFDVEYEIDEAVFDYATINFILQPLAENAILHGINRKEDGARGMLRVSAKLMEDKVAFTVADNGPGMPPEIAETIVERQSSGYGLKNVNERLLIRFGSDYSFGVRSILGEGTHMQIVIPRYIRP